The Vulcanimicrobium alpinum sequence TGCGGCGCAGACGGACGCGGTGCGGCGGCCGGGCCGCGGCGGTGCGCGTTGAGGATTTGGTGGATCGGCCGCCAATCGGCCGTCGCGGGAATCCGTCGTGTCGCGAGCGTGCCGTCGTAGAGAAAGACGTTGCCGTGGGTGCTGATCGCGTTCACCAGCGGCCCGCCGTTGCCGCCGACGTTCGCCGTCGCGCTGCCGTCGGGGTTCTGCTCCACCGGCGTGCGGCGGTCGAATTGCGTGAACACGTGACCGTCCTGCGAGCGCGCGGCGAGCTGCGCCGAGGACGTCACGCCGAGTCCGATGCTGCCGCTTTGCGACTCGAAGCGCGCCAACCCCGGATCGAACGACCCGCCGTCGTAGACCACCGACCCGGTGATCGTGGTGACTTCAATCTGTTTGCTGCGGCAGTGCTCGAAGACGATATGCGCGGCGTTGGAACGCAGGCGCACGCGATCGAACGTGTCGTCCGACGCGTAGACCGCGCCGTAATTCATCTGCACGAATGCCGTCGTCGCGACTCCGCTCACGTGAACGCGTCCGGCGCCCTGCACCAAGAACAGGTTGGCGCCGCGGTAGCCGTCGATCTCCGTCTGCCCTTGCCCGACGCGCGTCTGCAGGATCCCCGTCGTCGCGGGGACGGTGACGGTGACGTGTGAGCCTTCCTCGGCGGTCACGCGGACCCAATCGTGAGGGCCCGGGCGAAACGACGCGTAGGGAAAGTCCTCGGGCGGCATGATCCCGGTACCGGTGACCTGCCCGTTCTCGCGGATAGGATACTGCATCGGCGGGATCGCTGCCGCGAGCGGAACCTTGTCGGTGCCGAAGACGACGGCCCGGCGCTCGACTGCCGGCGTCATGTCCGACGACTCGATCTGCACCGTGGAGCGGTCCCAGGTGCGCACGGTGAGTTCGTTGCCCTTCCCCGCGACTTGGATGATGACGACCGCCTGGTCGGCGACGTCGAGCGACGTCTCCGCCGACGCGGGCCCGCCCGGCGCGGCGAACGCCGCGACCAGCGCCGCGAGCCCCGCAGCGATCCACCGCGGGGCTCGAAACCGGAGGAAATCCACGCGGTCAGTGTATCCCGGGGGCGTGACGGGGGTCATTGGGCGGGGGTGAAGGATTCCGGCTCGGCAGGCAAGCTGACGGAGAAGACGGAGCCGCCCTCGGGGCGCCGGGACGCCGAGACGGTTCCGCCGTGGACGCGCGCGATGCTGCGCACGATCGCGAGTCCGAGTCCCGTCCCCTCGATGTTCCGCGCGTGCGCCGGATCGCCGCGGAAGAAGCGGTCGAACAGCCGGTCGGCCGCTGCGTCGTCGATCCCGGGTCCGGTGTCGGCGACTTCGACGATCGCGTGGCCGTCGTCACGGCGCACGGCAACCGCGACCTCTCCCGACTCGGTGAACTTGATCGCGTTGTCGACCAGGTTGGTGATCAGCTGGCGCAGCAGCCCGGCGTCGCCGACGACGACGGTCTGCGCGGCGACGGGATGACGGGCCTCGAGCCGGAGCCCTTTGACGTGCGCCGGCTCTCGCGCGTGCAGGACCACGTCGTCGACGATGCGCTCAACAACGAGCGGTTCCTTGGGAATCGCGTCGCCGGACTCGGCTTTCGCCAGCGTCAGCATCCCGGAAACCATCGCTGCGAGCCGGCCGCTCTCGTCGGCGATCGCCTCGAGCGACGTGCGCAGGACCTGCGGATCGCGGTCGCCCCAGCGCTGCAGCATCTGCGCGTTGGCGTTGATGACGGTGAGCGGCGTGCGCAGTTCGTGCGACGCGTCGCTGATGAACTGCCGTTCGCGCGCGAAGGCGGACTGCAGGCGGTCGAGCATCGCGTCGAACGCCGCCGCGAGCCGTCCGACTTCATCGCGCCGCTGCCAGCGCAGCCGCCGGTCGAGCCGCTCGGAGCCGATCTCGGCGACCGCGGCGGTGAGCCGTTCGATCGGATCGGTCGCCGACTGCGCGACGAAGTACGAGGCGCCGGCGATCATGATCATCGCCGCGATCGTGACGGCGAGCAGAATCGCGCGCGCCCGTCCGGTGAGCTCGTCGACGATGTCGAGCCGCTCGCCGACGTGCGCGACCGCCAAGGCCCGGCCTTCCGCGTCGGTGAGGACGCGGTCGAGGACGAGCATCGTCGTCGGACGCACACCGCCGACGCGCATCATCGTGTACTGCCTGTCGCCGCCCGGCGTCACCGGCGCAAACGCGACGCCGCCCAAATTCGAACTCTTCCCGAGGATCTGGCCCTGCGCGGTGTCGATTTGAATGTACTCGTTCGCCGACGCCCAGCGGTCGAGCGTCGCGCGATCGGAGAGGCGGATCAGCACCGGTGCCGCGTCCTCGCTGAAACCGAAACTCGACGCCTCGCGCGCAACCAGCGCGATCTGATCGGCCGTCTGCGCGATCTGCGCTTTCGCCTGATCGACGAGCAGGGAGCGCAATGCGAAGTCGATCGCGACCGCGCCGAGCGCGATCACGACCACGATGAGCGCGGCATAGAGCGCCGCGATGCGCGTGCGTAAGCTGGTCAGTCTTTGAGCGCGTATCCGACGCCGCGCACCGTCTGTATGAGCTTGTCGTCGTAGGGGTCGTCGATCTTGCCGCGCAGGTAACGGATGTAGACGTCGATCAGGTTGGAGTCGCCGAGGAAATCGCTCCCCCACACGCCGTTGAAGAGCTCGTCGCGCGAGTGCACTTTGTTGCGGTGCAGCAGCAGGTATTCGAGCAGCGCGTACTCTTTGGCGGTGAGGTGGATGGCGGCGCCGCCGCGCGTCACCTCGTGGCGGTCGCGGTCCATCGTGAGGTCCTTCGCGCGCAGCACGCTGTCGTGCGGTTCGCGCTCGCGCAGGCGGGCCCGGATCCGCGCCAGGAGTTCCTCGATCGAAAACGGCTTGACGACGTAGTCGTCGGCGCCTTTGTCGAGCCCCGCCACGCGATCGGGGATGCGGTCTTTCGCGGTCAGCATGATGATTGGGACGCGCGATTTCGCGCGCACGCGCGCGCAGACTTCGAGCCCGTCGAGCTTCGGCAGCATCAGATCAAGCACCACGAGATCGGGCTCCTTGAGCGCCTTTTCCAAACCGGAAAGTCCGTCGGCTGCGGTCTCCACATCGAAGCCCTCGTGTTCGAGCTCGAGCTTGAGGACGCGCAGGATCTGCGCGTCGTCCTCGACGAGCAGCACCTTGTACTTGCGATTCTCGCTGACTCCGTTCATCGATACTCCCGTTCCGTGGGTCAGGGCTGGATGCGGCGTCGCGGCGCTGTCGTGAACACGCTCAGCCACCACGCCGCCGATATGCCGGTGCCCAGCCACAAAAGGGTCTGCACCGAGTTGAGGCCGCCGGCGTTGACGACGTCGGTGACCAGGTCGGCAAGCCGGGTGCTCGCGCTCGGCGCGCTCACGACCGCCCAGCTCAGCCAGACGGCGACCGCGGCCAAGGTCGCGATCAGCCAGACTTCCCACATCGCGACCATCGGGCGCGGGCGGTAGATCGTCGCCGTCAGGATGCGGGCGTGCAGGGTCGGCGACGGCTCCTCCAGGGGGAGCGACGCGAGTGCGCGGTCGAGTGCGTCGTCGTCCATCATTCGCTCAGTGCCTTCCGAAGTTGTTCTTTAGCACGAAAGAGGTGCGTTTTCACCGTTCCCAGCGGAAGGTCTAACACGGATGCAATCTCTTCGTACTGCTTCCCTTGCAAGTGGTAGAGGGTAATCACCGTACGGTATTTCTCGGGCAGGGCATCGATTGCGGCGCGCAGCCGGGCGGCCTCGTCGCTGCGTTCTGCGAGGAGTTCGGGGCCGGCCGACGGGTCGGCGCGGTCGGGGAGCTCTTCGCCGGAGAACCGTTTGCGTTTGGCGAGCCGGTCGCAGCACGACCGGTAGCAGATGGTGAAGATCCAGGTCGAGAACTTCGCGCCGGGCCGGAACGTGTTGAGCGCGCGATAGGCCTTGAAGAACGCTTCCTGGACCGCATCCTCGGCCTCGGTCCGGTCCCGCAGCGTCCGCAGCGCGAGGTTGAACACCGCCCGCTCGTAGCGGGTCACTAACTCCACGAACGCCTCGCCGCGTCCGGCGAGGGTTGCGGCGATCAGCGCCTGGTCGTCCTCGACCGGCGCCGCTACGGGCGGAGGTTCCACCGCGAGAGCCGCTCCCATGCTGATGTCCCCATATACGGGCGAGCGGCAGCGCGGTTTCGCGCGTCGACGGAAATCATCGCCGGCACCCCTCAACAGCGCCGGAGCGAAACACCGGCGCGGCCCAGCCGTACATGGGGCATGATTTCCCGCTCGACCCTCATCGGTGCCTTGGTCGTCGTCGAGCTCGCCATCGTCGGAGCTGCGGCCAGCGCGCTCACCGGCGGATCGGTGTTCCCGGTGATGCCCGGCCTCGCGCACCTGCATGCGAAGAACGCCGGCGCGATCGGGGCGAACGCGCTCGACCGCACCTTCACCACCGGCTATGCGCCTGCGGTGAAGGTCGACGTCGGCGGCGTCAAGGTGATCGTCGAGACGGCGAACGCGCCGACGGTCCGGGTGATCGAGCGGTTCACGTCGCACGGCTGGCTCTCCGGCAATGCCGCGCCGGTCGTCGCGGAGCAGACGCCGGAGGGAATCCGCGTGAGCACGCACGGCGACGACGGCGTGCACCTGGTGTTCGGGGAATTCGCGCACGACGTGCGCCTGATCGTTCCGCCGAACGCGCGCGTCGAGGTTCGTTCGTCGGATGCGATCGACGCGAGCGGGCTGCGGTCGAAGTTCGTCGGCCGCACCTCCGAAGGACGCGTCCAGGTGCGCGATCATCGCGGCGATCTCGACGTGAGCAGCGACGACGGCCGCATCTATCTCACCGACGTCGAGGGGAACACGATCGCCGCAAACACGCACTCCGGCCGGCTCTATTTCGATCGCGTCGCCGCTGCGAAGCTCGATGCGCGCACCGAGTTCGGCAAAGTGTTCGCGTCGGAGGTGCGGGTCGGCGACGGGGCGCTCAGCACGCACGACGGCGACGTGTTCGTCGGCTTCGCGAGCGACAGCGACGCGACGGCCGTCGCGCATCCCAGCGAGGACAACACCGTCAGCGTGCGCGACTTCCCGTCGAGTACCGACGGAACGAACGGACGCGCCGTCCGCCTCGGCGGAGGCCGGGGCCGCTTCGCCGTCTCGACCGACGACGGTTCCATTGCCATCTCTCAGGGGGCACACGTCTAACCATCATGCACGACAACGCAGTCGCCGCGCTCGCCATCTTCTGCATCTTCGGATTGCCGGTCGCGGCGTGGATCGTCGTTCGCGCCATGCGCTTCGTCGAGCGGATGGAGATGATCAAGCGCGGGATCGTCCCGCCGCCGGACGGCGCGTTCGGGCGCGGCCGGGCCTACCGCGAGTGGGCGCGTCAGCAGCAGCAGCAAGGGCCGTGGGCCGGCGCGCCCTGGCAGCAGCCCGGCGTGACGCCGCCGCCCGTACCGCCGCCGGTCGCCGCGAGCTACGGCGACGACGACGCGCAGACGCAGCTCTACAAAGGGATCCGGCTCGCGCTGATCGGCTTCGCGATCCTGATCGGGCTCTCGTTCATCGGCGGCACGCCGCTGACGGCCGAGTTCCACGGCGGCCCGTGGCTGCTGGGCGGACTGATCCCGATGTTCGTCGGCGTTGCGCAAATCATCATCGCGCTGCTCTCGGGCGCGCAGTTGCCCAACGTGCAGAGCCGTCCGACGTTCGTCCCGCCGCCGAGCGCCGGACCGCCGCCGCCCGGCTCGCCTCCGCCGGGGCCCACGACGGTCTCAGGACCGTGGGAACAGCCGGGCCGCCGGTTCGAAGAACTCTCGAAACCCATCCAGCCTCCCGACGTGCGATAAACCTCGGGTGAGAAAAAGAGACGGGACGAGTCGCCTGAGCGGCTCGTCCCTTTCTTCGTTCCGTTTGGTCTGCGTGTCGTTCGCGCGCGCAGCGCTAGTGACAGATCACCAGGGCCATTGCCCACCCATGGGCGGTGCGGGTGCGAACCAGATAGCCGTCGGAGGTGCGGTCGTAGACGGTGTAGCCCGCTCGGAGCGCGTCGGCTAGCGTCTTGAAGACCTGAATCCCAGGCATCCCGGTTTCTCCTTACTCGGCACCCTCAAGGGCACCGTACTGACTCGACAACGAAAAATGCAGGCGTCTTGTTCTCGCGAAGGACGGCTTTCATGCCGCCTTCACAGTTGGTTGTCGCTCTGGACGTCCCTGACCCGGCGCGTGCCGTCTCCTTGGTCGAACGCTTGGCCCCGATCGGTGTCATCTTCAAGATCGGCTACGAAGCGTTCTACACCTATGGTGAGGCCGTCAAGAGTGCGTTACGAGAGCACGAAGTCGGATACGCGCTGGACTTGAAGCTCCATGACATTCCCCGAACGGTCGAGGCTGCGGTCCGGGCGGTAGTCGAACCCGGGGTGCGTCTGGTCACGATCCACGCCCTCGGCGGCGCGGCGATGATGGAAGCCGCGGTGCGCTCGGCGGGAGAGCGCGCGGCGGAACTCCGCATTCCGATCCCGGAAGTGTACGCGGTCACGCTGCTGACCAGCCTCGGCAACGAAGATCTGGGCGAGCTCGGGCTCGCGGGCGGACCGGGCGAAAACGCGATCCGGCTCGCGGCGCTGGCGCGCGATGCGCGCTGCGCCGGCGTCGTGTGCAGCGTGCGCGAAGCCGCCGATCTCAAAGCGTTCTTCGGCACCGAGTTCGGGACGTTCTGTCCCGGCATCCGGCCCGCCGGGAGCGCGCACGGCGATCAGAAGCGCGCCGCAACGCCGCGCGAGGCGCGCGAAGCCGGCGTCGATTACGCCGTCGTCGGGCGGCCGATCGTCGGCGACGCCGATCCGGTCGGCGCGGCGCGCGCGATAATTGCGGAGCTGAACGCGTGACCGCAGCGACGGCCGCCGAGCTGGAACGCGAACTCACCGCGCGCGGCGCGCTGCTGGAAGGGCACTTCCGGCTCTCGTCGGGACGCCATTCGAACCGCTTCGTGCAGAAGTTCCGCATCCTCGAAGATCCGCGTCTTATGGAACGCGTCGCCGCGTCGCTGGCGGTTCCGGCGCGCGCCTTGGCGCCGACGATCGTCGTCAGCGCCGCCGTCGGCGGGATCGTTCTGGGCTACGAGACGGCGCGCCAATTGGGAACCTTCGGAATCTTCGTCGAGAAAGAGAACGGTGCGCCGGCGCTGCGGCGCGGCTTCGCGCTGGGCCCCGGCGACCGTGCGTTCGTTGTGGAAGACGTCGTGACGACCGGCGGTTCGGTTCGCGAGGTCCTCGACGTCGTCCGCGCGCACGGCGCCGAGATCGCGGGCGTCGGGATCATCGTGCGCCGCGCGCCCGCCGACTTCCGCGTGCCGACCGTCGCGCTGCTCGACTTGCCGATCGAGTCGCACGATCCCGAGGTCTGCCCGCAGTGCGCCGTCGGCGAACCGGTCACGGAACCGGGTTCACGCTATCTCGGTTCGAAGTAACGATGCCGGTGCCGATCGACTACGCCGCGCTGGTGCGGCCGCAGGTTGCAAAACTCAAGCCCTACACGCCCGGCACGACGGTGTCGCAGGCGAAGGCGAAGTACGGGCTCGAGCATTTCGTGAAGCTCTCGTCCAACGAGAACCCGCTGGGGACGTCGCCGCGAGCGCTCGCCGCGCTGCAGTCGCTCGGCGAACTGCAGATCTACGTCGACGACGACCATCACGAGCTCCGCGAACGGCTCGCGGCGCCGCACGGCCTGCAAGCCGCCAACGTGCTGGTCGGGCACGGTTCGAACGACGTCGTGCGCACGCTCTTCACGGCGCTGCTCGTCCCCGGCGACGAAGTCGTCGTCGCGGACCCCACGTTCTCGCTCTTTCCGAAGGACGCGATGCTCTTCGACGCGACCGCGGTGAAGGTGCCGCTGCGTGACGGCGTTCACGATCTCGACGCGATGCTCGCGGCCGTGACGCCGAAGACGAAGCTCGTCGTCGTCGTCGATCCCAACAATCCGACCGCAACCGCGGTCGACCGCGGCGCGTTCGAGCGCTTCGCGCGCGCGCTTCCCGAGCGCGTCGTGCTGATGATCGATCAGGCGTACCGCGAGTACATGCCGGCCGGGTCGGTCGAAGGCGCCGCGTACGCGGCGTCGCGCCCCGCGACGATCGTGCTGCGCACGATGTCGAAGATCTACGGGTTTGCCTCGTTGCGCTTCGGCTACGCGCTCGGCGACGCGGCGCTGCTCGCGTACGTCGAACGCGTGCGGGTCCCGTTCGGCGTCTCGCGCCCCGCCGCGGTCGCCGCGCTCGCCGCGCTCGACGACGACGACTTCCTGCGGCGCTCGGTCGCCAACAACGAGGCCGGGAAAGCGCTGCTGTACCCGGCGTTCGAGCGGCTCGGTCTGCATGCGTATACGACCGCGGCGAACTTCGTCGCGCTCGAGGTCCGCGGCACCGCGACCGAAGCGTACGAAACGCTGCTCGCGCGCGGGATCGTTACCCGCAGCGGCGACGCGCTCGGGATGCCGGGACGGCTGCGCATCACGATCGGGACGCCGGAAGAGAACGCGCTCCTGCTCGACGCGCTGCGGTCGCTGGCGCCGGCGGCGGCATGAACGCGGCGGTCGCGGTGCGCCCGGGCGTCGCTGCAGACCGTGAGTTCGTGCGCGACCTCGGCCGCCGCAGCGCGGCCAGCAGCGTCTCGGCGGTGCGCGGCGCGCGTCACGCCGACGTCTTGCTCGCCTTCGACCGTCTCCTCCAGTTCGCATTCGAGCGCAAGCACGTCGCGCTCGTCGCCGACGCCGACGGCGAGCGCGCCGGCTTCCTGCTGCTGCTCTTCGACATCCCCGACGAGGTGACGCTGACGCAGCAGGCGTTCGTGGCGTACACTGCCGTCGAGCCGCATGCCCGCGGACGCGGGATCGCGCGTGCGCTCCTCGACGAGGCCGAACGGCGCGCGCGCAGCGCGGGGCTCAAATATCTCACGCTGATGGTCACCGAAGACAACGCCGCGGCCCGCCGGCTGTACGACGGCGCGGGCTTCGTTACGGAGCGGCGCATGCTGACCAAACCGCTGTGAACGCGACGGTGCTGCGGCGGACGCTCGTCACCGTCATCACGATCGCCGTCGTCACGATCGCCGTCGTCACCGCCGCGCTGCTGTTCGCGGCCCGCATCCCCAAGACGGTCGCGCTGTTTCTGATCGCGGCGTTCATCGCGTTCGGAGCGCACCCGCTGGTGAAGCAGCTCGAACGCTGGATGCCGCGTCCAGCGGTGATCGCGGTCGTCTACCTCGGCCTCATCGGCCTCGTCCTCTTCGCCCTCGTCGTCGTCCCGGTGACGTACGAGCAGATCGTCGCGCTCGTCGGCAATACGCCGCAGTACGTCGCGGTGATGCACGATCTGTTCGGCCACGCCGAACGCGCGCTGCACGCCGTCCTCGGCGACCGCGTCCCGCTCCCGACGTTCAACCAGATGGAAAACGAAGCCGCGTCGCGGATCTCGGCGTTCGCGAGCGGCGCGATCGCGGAGGTCGGATCGATCGTCGTCGGTGCGGTGAGCGCGGTCATCGTCGGCACGTCGGCGCTCATCCTCTCGGTGTTCTTCCTGCTGCAAGGGCGCGAGGTGCGCGAAGGCATCCTCGGCTTCGTGCCGCCGGGCCGCCGTGTCAAGGTGGGTGCGCTGCTGCACGAGCTCGCCGAGGTGTTCGGCCACTTCGTCGCCGGGCAGGCGCTGCTGTGCGCGATCGTCGGCGCGGCGGTGTGAGTGCTGCTCGCGCCCGCGCACTTCACCTTCGCGCTGCTGGTCGCGGTGATCTGCGCGCTCGGCTACGCGGTCCCGTTCGTCGGGATGGTCGTTGCGCAGGTGATCGCGGCGGTGCTCGCCGCCCCGCAAGGGACCGGGATGGTGGTGTGGGTGACGATCGCGATCTTCGTGATCGCGCGCGTCGCCGACAACGTGCTCGTGCCGCGCATCATGTCGCAGTCGCTCGGCGTCTCGCCGATCACCGTGATGTTCGCGGTGTTCGCCGGCGGCGAGCTCTTCGGCTTGCCGGGGCTGATCCTCGGCATCCCGGCGGCGGCGCTGCTGCGGGTGCTCTTCGGCTACTTCGTTCAACCCTACGTCGTGCAGATGCAGACCCGCGCCGAGAATATCGGCGCGGCCAACGTGCACGTCGACGTCGCGATCGACGATCCCGCAGCGGATGCGGGCGAGAGCGTCGTCGTCGCCGTCAGCCGTCCGTTCGAGCCGGCTCCCGCCGCATCGACTCCGGAGCGCTGACGCCGCACAGCGCCAGCGTCTGCGCGAGGACCGTCTTCGTCGCGATGCACAGCGCCAGACGCGCGGTCGTGGCGCCCGCGTCGTCGGTCAGCACGCGGCAGGCGTCGTAGAATGCGTGGAACTCCGCCGCGACGT is a genomic window containing:
- a CDS encoding response regulator transcription factor — its product is MNGVSENRKYKVLLVEDDAQILRVLKLELEHEGFDVETAADGLSGLEKALKEPDLVVLDLMLPKLDGLEVCARVRAKSRVPIIMLTAKDRIPDRVAGLDKGADDYVVKPFSIEELLARIRARLREREPHDSVLRAKDLTMDRDRHEVTRGGAAIHLTAKEYALLEYLLLHRNKVHSRDELFNGVWGSDFLGDSNLIDVYIRYLRGKIDDPYDDKLIQTVRGVGYALKD
- the pyrF gene encoding orotidine-5'-phosphate decarboxylase, producing the protein MPPSQLVVALDVPDPARAVSLVERLAPIGVIFKIGYEAFYTYGEAVKSALREHEVGYALDLKLHDIPRTVEAAVRAVVEPGVRLVTIHALGGAAMMEAAVRSAGERAAELRIPIPEVYAVTLLTSLGNEDLGELGLAGGPGENAIRLAALARDARCAGVVCSVREAADLKAFFGTEFGTFCPGIRPAGSAHGDQKRAATPREAREAGVDYAVVGRPIVGDADPVGAARAIIAELNA
- a CDS encoding DUF4097 family beta strand repeat-containing protein, with translation MDFLRFRAPRWIAAGLAALVAAFAAPGGPASAETSLDVADQAVVIIQVAGKGNELTVRTWDRSTVQIESSDMTPAVERRAVVFGTDKVPLAAAIPPMQYPIRENGQVTGTGIMPPEDFPYASFRPGPHDWVRVTAEEGSHVTVTVPATTGILQTRVGQGQTEIDGYRGANLFLVQGAGRVHVSGVATTAFVQMNYGAVYASDDTFDRVRLRSNAAHIVFEHCRSKQIEVTTITGSVVYDGGSFDPGLARFESQSGSIGLGVTSSAQLAARSQDGHVFTQFDRRTPVEQNPDGSATANVGGNGGPLVNAISTHGNVFLYDGTLATRRIPATADWRPIHQILNAHRRGPAAAPRPSAPHASEPHPAAAAIRARAGIFAGRQRRV
- a CDS encoding GNAT family N-acetyltransferase, with the translated sequence MNAAVAVRPGVAADREFVRDLGRRSAASSVSAVRGARHADVLLAFDRLLQFAFERKHVALVADADGERAGFLLLLFDIPDEVTLTQQAFVAYTAVEPHARGRGIARALLDEAERRARSAGLKYLTLMVTEDNAAARRLYDGAGFVTERRMLTKPL
- the pyrE gene encoding orotate phosphoribosyltransferase translates to MTAATAAELERELTARGALLEGHFRLSSGRHSNRFVQKFRILEDPRLMERVAASLAVPARALAPTIVVSAAVGGIVLGYETARQLGTFGIFVEKENGAPALRRGFALGPGDRAFVVEDVVTTGGSVREVLDVVRAHGAEIAGVGIIVRRAPADFRVPTVALLDLPIESHDPEVCPQCAVGEPVTEPGSRYLGSK
- a CDS encoding DUF4097 family beta strand repeat-containing protein; protein product: MISRSTLIGALVVVELAIVGAAASALTGGSVFPVMPGLAHLHAKNAGAIGANALDRTFTTGYAPAVKVDVGGVKVIVETANAPTVRVIERFTSHGWLSGNAAPVVAEQTPEGIRVSTHGDDGVHLVFGEFAHDVRLIVPPNARVEVRSSDAIDASGLRSKFVGRTSEGRVQVRDHRGDLDVSSDDGRIYLTDVEGNTIAANTHSGRLYFDRVAAAKLDARTEFGKVFASEVRVGDGALSTHDGDVFVGFASDSDATAVAHPSEDNTVSVRDFPSSTDGTNGRAVRLGGGRGRFAVSTDDGSIAISQGAHV
- the hisC gene encoding histidinol-phosphate transaminase, yielding MPVPIDYAALVRPQVAKLKPYTPGTTVSQAKAKYGLEHFVKLSSNENPLGTSPRALAALQSLGELQIYVDDDHHELRERLAAPHGLQAANVLVGHGSNDVVRTLFTALLVPGDEVVVADPTFSLFPKDAMLFDATAVKVPLRDGVHDLDAMLAAVTPKTKLVVVVDPNNPTATAVDRGAFERFARALPERVVLMIDQAYREYMPAGSVEGAAYAASRPATIVLRTMSKIYGFASLRFGYALGDAALLAYVERVRVPFGVSRPAAVAALAALDDDDFLRRSVANNEAGKALLYPAFERLGLHAYTTAANFVALEVRGTATEAYETLLARGIVTRSGDALGMPGRLRITIGTPEENALLLDALRSLAPAAA
- a CDS encoding RNA polymerase sigma factor: MEPPPVAAPVEDDQALIAATLAGRGEAFVELVTRYERAVFNLALRTLRDRTEAEDAVQEAFFKAYRALNTFRPGAKFSTWIFTICYRSCCDRLAKRKRFSGEELPDRADPSAGPELLAERSDEAARLRAAIDALPEKYRTVITLYHLQGKQYEEIASVLDLPLGTVKTHLFRAKEQLRKALSE
- a CDS encoding HAMP domain-containing sensor histidine kinase, with the protein product MIALGAVAIDFALRSLLVDQAKAQIAQTADQIALVAREASSFGFSEDAAPVLIRLSDRATLDRWASANEYIQIDTAQGQILGKSSNLGGVAFAPVTPGGDRQYTMMRVGGVRPTTMLVLDRVLTDAEGRALAVAHVGERLDIVDELTGRARAILLAVTIAAMIMIAGASYFVAQSATDPIERLTAAVAEIGSERLDRRLRWQRRDEVGRLAAAFDAMLDRLQSAFARERQFISDASHELRTPLTVINANAQMLQRWGDRDPQVLRTSLEAIADESGRLAAMVSGMLTLAKAESGDAIPKEPLVVERIVDDVVLHAREPAHVKGLRLEARHPVAAQTVVVGDAGLLRQLITNLVDNAIKFTESGEVAVAVRRDDGHAIVEVADTGPGIDDAAADRLFDRFFRGDPAHARNIEGTGLGLAIVRSIARVHGGTVSASRRPEGGSVFSVSLPAEPESFTPAQ